GGATCGCCTTCAACCGGTGACGGACGTACCAGATCACCGCCACAACGATCGCGACGCCGATCACCGCGTCGAGCGAATGGAAGACCGCCCGCACGCGGGGATCACCGTGCCACGCCTCGCCCAGTTCGCGCCCGACCCAGGCGAGCGCGAAGCAGAAGGGCCAGCTGCCGACGAAGGTGTAGATGTGGAACGGGACAAGCTTCATTCGCGCGACCCCTGCGGGGAAGGCGATGAAGGTGCGGATGACGGGCAGCAGGCGGCCGACGAACACCGCGGCCGATCCCCAGCGCGCAAAGAAACGATCCGCCGCATCGAGTTCGTCGGCACCGATCAGCAGATACTTGCCATAACGCAGCACGAACGGCCGCCC
The nucleotide sequence above comes from Roseomonas aeriglobus. Encoded proteins:
- a CDS encoding DedA family protein, translated to MVEQILSFLAGIVISVIEATGYWGVALLMAIESACVPLPSELIMPFAGYLVSQGKMDIWLAATAGALGCNLGSIVAYEVGKRGGRPFVLRYGKYLLIGADELDAADRFFARWGSAAVFVGRLLPVIRTFIAFPAGVARMKLVPFHIYTFVGSWPFCFALAWVGRELGEAWHGDPRVRAVFHSLDAVIGVAIVVAVIWYVRHRLKAIRKSKAELAAIDRAEG